A single Bosea sp. PAMC 26642 DNA region contains:
- a CDS encoding DUF2312 domain-containing protein, translated as MDDPVAGDQLKSIVERIERLEEEKKTISDDIKEVYGEAKGNGYDVKVLRKVIAIRKRDANERAEEEAILDLYLQAVGESA; from the coding sequence ATGGACGATCCGGTTGCTGGCGACCAGCTCAAGAGCATCGTCGAGCGCATCGAGCGCCTCGAGGAAGAGAAGAAGACCATCTCCGACGACATCAAGGAGGTCTATGGCGAGGCCAAGGGCAACGGCTATGACGTCAAGGTCCTGCGCAAGGTCATCGCCATCCGCAAGCGCGACGCCAATGAGCGCGCCGAGGAGGAGGCGATCCTCGACCTCTACCTCCAGGCGGTCGGCGAAAGCGCC